A single region of the Pararhodospirillum photometricum DSM 122 genome encodes:
- a CDS encoding alpha/beta fold hydrolase, whose product MIAPVAGDVPVLRTEGFRRLAYVRWQDDQPQAHPPVVCVHGLTRNGRDFDVLARRLARGRSVYCPDMLGRGLSDDLGDPLGYTNPAYAADLVPLIARTGAAQVDWVGTSMGGLIGMILAVLPGSPLRRLVLNDVGAVVEGAALLRIKEYLRETPAFASLDALEAHLRRVHAPFGPLTDAQWAHLAQHGARRREDGGWVPAFDPAIQEVMADLDGEDIVLWPLWEALRCPVLVIRGAHSDLLSADTLARMQATGPGCTVLEVPDAGHAPALMAPEQVEAIAAFLEEGSGA is encoded by the coding sequence ATGATCGCTCCCGTCGCCGGAGACGTGCCTGTCCTGCGCACCGAAGGCTTTCGTCGTCTGGCCTATGTCCGCTGGCAAGACGACCAGCCGCAGGCCCATCCCCCCGTGGTGTGTGTCCACGGCCTGACCCGCAATGGCCGGGATTTCGACGTTTTGGCCCGGCGCCTCGCCCGGGGGCGTAGCGTGTATTGTCCCGACATGCTGGGGCGCGGCCTGTCCGATGACCTCGGCGATCCTCTGGGCTACACCAACCCGGCCTACGCCGCCGATCTCGTTCCCCTGATCGCTCGGACCGGTGCCGCCCAGGTGGATTGGGTGGGCACCTCCATGGGGGGGCTGATCGGCATGATCCTCGCTGTCTTGCCGGGCTCTCCCCTGCGCCGGCTGGTGCTTAACGACGTGGGCGCTGTGGTCGAGGGGGCGGCCTTGCTGCGGATCAAGGAGTACCTGCGCGAAACCCCGGCCTTTGCCTCGCTCGACGCCTTGGAGGCCCATCTCCGCCGGGTCCACGCGCCGTTTGGTCCTCTCACCGATGCTCAATGGGCCCATCTCGCCCAGCATGGGGCGCGGCGGCGTGAGGACGGCGGGTGGGTGCCCGCCTTTGATCCGGCGATTCAGGAGGTTATGGCCGACCTGGACGGCGAGGATATCGTGCTGTGGCCGCTGTGGGAGGCCCTTCGCTGCCCCGTTCTGGTGATTCGGGGCGCTCATTCCGACCTGCTCTCGGCCGACACGCTGGCGCGCATGCAAGCCACCGGCCCGGGCTGCACGGTGCTGGAGGTTCCCGACGCCGGCCATGCTCCCGCTTTGATGGCTCCCGAGCAAGTCGAGGCGATTGCCGCTTTTCTGGAGGAGGGTAGCGGAGCGTGA
- the cowN gene encoding N(2)-fixation sustaining protein CowN: protein MLSTPVRPAEDNDPAVPERYISFRGIDFDGNMKAVLDHLRPYIDDPANSNLFWERFKKRLADAESSETPVADKLLLLHSHVYYMVELFEDHDDDTALAALKKLEEECF from the coding sequence ATGCTGTCCACTCCCGTGCGTCCAGCCGAGGACAACGATCCCGCCGTGCCCGAGCGCTACATCAGTTTTCGGGGCATCGACTTTGACGGCAACATGAAGGCCGTCCTGGACCACCTGCGGCCTTATATCGACGATCCTGCGAACAGCAACCTGTTTTGGGAACGCTTCAAGAAGCGCCTCGCCGACGCCGAAAGCAGCGAAACCCCCGTCGCCGACAAGCTCCTGCTCTTGCACTCCCATGTCTATTACATGGTCGAGCTGTTCGAGGACCACGACGACGATACGGCCCTGGCGGCGCTCAAGAAACTTGAGGAAGAGTGTTTCTAA